In Micromonospora sp. LH3U1, one genomic interval encodes:
- a CDS encoding TetR/AcrR family transcriptional regulator — MLGGQQVGAGAGVPAARGPRCTDSDLFAVVIDLVREVGFDRMTIDAVAARAHVSKATIYRRWDGKAELVVAALRGRQVGVHSPPDTGSLRGDLIELLRATAAICVADSDLMQALTFAMRTNPELERLVRHQVLPAGRVASTAILIRAASRGEIPPEAGERELFHDLAPALTMSRIVAHGLPADDAFLTQVVDQVLIPVLRYQPDGPTQA, encoded by the coding sequence GTGCTGGGTGGTCAGCAGGTGGGTGCGGGTGCCGGGGTGCCGGCGGCCCGGGGCCCGCGATGCACCGACAGCGACCTGTTCGCCGTGGTCATCGACCTGGTGCGCGAGGTCGGCTTCGACAGGATGACGATCGACGCCGTCGCCGCTCGCGCCCACGTCAGCAAGGCCACCATCTACCGGCGCTGGGACGGTAAGGCGGAGCTGGTTGTCGCCGCCCTGCGCGGTCGGCAGGTGGGTGTGCACAGCCCGCCCGACACCGGCTCCCTGCGCGGCGACCTGATCGAGTTGCTGCGCGCCACGGCCGCGATCTGTGTGGCCGACAGCGACCTGATGCAGGCGTTGACCTTCGCCATGCGGACCAACCCCGAGCTGGAACGCCTGGTACGCCACCAGGTGCTGCCAGCCGGGCGGGTGGCCAGCACCGCCATCCTGATCCGTGCCGCCTCCCGCGGGGAGATCCCGCCGGAGGCCGGCGAACGGGAGTTGTTCCACGACCTGGCGCCCGCGCTCACCATGTCCCGCATCGTCGCGCACGGCCTACCCGCCGATGACGCGTTCCTCACCCAGGTCGTCGACCAGGTGCTGATCCCGGTACTCCGCTACCAGCCCGACGGCCCGACACAGGCCTGA
- a CDS encoding elongation factor G yields MKTLNLGILAHVDAGKTSLTERLLHDVGVTDQLGSVDAGSTRTDSLALERQRGITIRSAVVSFVLDDVTVNLIDTPGHPDFIAEVERVLDVLDGAVLVVSAVEGVQPQTRVLMRTLRRLRIPTLIFLNKVDRAGADPERVVRAVAEKLTPAVVAMGSVAAPGTRGARCTPYGPADVAFTDRLLDLLAGQDDVLFADWVADASSLPYSRLRRALAARTGSALVQPVFAGSAMTGAGVDALIAGITELLPTIQGDVDAPLSGTVFAIERGPAGEKIALVRLFAGTIQVRDRVRVGAADAVLVTAIRVVTHGADAVASSVGAGHIARLWGLTDARIGDPVGVPPERAGVDRHFAPPTLETVVVPARSVDRVALHAALTQLAEQDPLINLRQDDRQHELSVSLYGEVQKEVIQATLADDFGVAVTFQETSTVHVERVCGPGAAVEVIAVAPNPFLATVGLRITPAPTGAGVSFRLGVELGSMPPAFFAAVEETVRHTLRQGPHGWEVLDCEVTMTHAGYWARQSHSHGTFDKSMSSTAGDFRHLTPLVLMTALSRAGTQVHEPVHRFRLEVPGDVLGTLLPALSRLDAVPTHTTGQGASYLVEGEIPAGLVHALERRLPALTRGEGVLETEFDRYRPVRGPAPTRARWDHNPLDRKEYLLAVARRVGGR; encoded by the coding sequence GTGAAAACCCTGAACCTCGGCATCCTGGCTCACGTCGATGCCGGTAAGACCAGCCTGACCGAGCGGCTGTTGCACGACGTCGGTGTGACCGACCAACTCGGCAGTGTCGACGCGGGCAGCACCCGTACGGACTCGCTGGCATTGGAGCGGCAACGCGGAATCACCATCCGCTCGGCTGTCGTCTCCTTCGTGCTGGACGACGTGACCGTCAACCTGATCGACACTCCCGGTCACCCGGACTTCATCGCCGAGGTCGAGCGGGTACTCGACGTGCTCGACGGCGCGGTGCTGGTGGTCTCCGCGGTGGAGGGGGTGCAACCGCAGACCCGGGTGCTGATGCGGACCCTGCGCCGGCTGCGCATCCCGACGTTGATCTTCCTGAACAAGGTCGACCGGGCCGGGGCGGACCCCGAGCGGGTCGTACGAGCCGTCGCGGAGAAGCTCACCCCGGCTGTGGTGGCAATGGGCTCGGTGGCGGCACCGGGGACCCGCGGCGCCCGCTGCACGCCGTACGGGCCCGCCGACGTCGCCTTCACCGACCGGTTGCTCGACCTGCTCGCCGGACAGGATGACGTGCTGTTCGCCGACTGGGTGGCGGACGCGTCGTCGCTGCCGTACTCCCGACTGCGCCGCGCCTTGGCGGCGCGGACCGGCAGCGCGCTGGTTCAGCCCGTGTTCGCCGGCTCGGCCATGACCGGCGCCGGGGTGGACGCGCTGATCGCCGGGATCACCGAACTGCTGCCCACCATCCAGGGCGATGTCGATGCCCCGCTCTCCGGCACCGTGTTCGCCATCGAACGGGGCCCGGCGGGGGAGAAGATCGCCCTGGTCCGGCTCTTCGCCGGCACGATCCAGGTCCGTGACCGGGTCCGCGTCGGCGCCGCCGACGCGGTGCTGGTCACGGCGATACGAGTCGTCACCCACGGGGCCGATGCCGTGGCGTCGTCGGTCGGCGCCGGCCACATCGCCCGACTGTGGGGCCTGACGGACGCGCGGATCGGCGACCCGGTCGGCGTACCTCCCGAACGTGCGGGCGTGGACCGCCACTTCGCGCCGCCCACCCTGGAGACCGTGGTGGTGCCGGCGCGCTCCGTCGACCGGGTCGCGCTGCACGCCGCGCTCACTCAGCTCGCCGAGCAGGATCCGCTGATCAACCTGCGGCAGGACGACCGGCAGCACGAGCTCAGCGTGTCGCTCTACGGCGAGGTGCAGAAGGAGGTCATCCAGGCCACCCTGGCCGACGACTTCGGCGTGGCGGTCACCTTCCAGGAGACCAGCACGGTGCACGTGGAGCGGGTGTGCGGCCCCGGCGCGGCGGTCGAGGTGATCGCCGTGGCGCCCAACCCGTTCCTGGCCACCGTCGGGCTGCGGATCACGCCGGCGCCGACCGGTGCCGGGGTGAGTTTCCGGCTCGGCGTCGAGCTGGGCTCGATGCCACCGGCCTTCTTCGCCGCCGTGGAGGAGACGGTGCGCCACACCCTCCGCCAGGGCCCTCACGGGTGGGAGGTCCTCGACTGCGAGGTGACGATGACCCACGCCGGGTACTGGGCGCGGCAGAGTCACTCCCACGGCACCTTCGACAAGAGCATGTCCAGTACGGCGGGGGACTTCCGACATCTCACCCCGCTGGTGCTGATGACCGCGCTCAGCCGTGCCGGCACGCAGGTCCACGAGCCGGTGCACCGCTTCCGGCTGGAGGTGCCGGGTGACGTCCTCGGCACCCTGCTGCCCGCGCTCAGCCGGCTGGACGCGGTGCCGACCCACACCACCGGCCAGGGCGCGTCCTACCTCGTGGAGGGCGAGATCCCGGCTGGTCTGGTGCATGCTCTGGAGCGCCGCCTGCCCGCGCTCACCCGGGGTGAGGGCGTGTTGGAGACCGAGTTCGACCGCTACCGACCGGTGCGTGGTCCCGCCCCCACCCGAGCCCGCTGGGACCACAATCCGCTGGACCGCAAGGAGTATCTGCTGGCGGTCGCCCGCCGGGTCGGCGGCCGGTAG
- a CDS encoding spore photoproduct lyase family protein, with amino-acid sequence MTSPDAVDVDQPLAVDVPAAPHDASGEWVPTRDLAGLAPPARSARRWTPGRVVATPAALEHPHGQRIVERVQAQGIEVEHLRSNRLTGVRGQTDRETYARAKATMAIVVSPPSRRTLQPIAPSADWRVDLAEGCPAHCQYCYLAGSLSGPPVTRVYADLDDILAGLTTYAGRGTVTSRNARRADEGTTFEASCYTDPLALEHLTGSWRQAVQHFADWDAPVQLRWTTKYADVDTFVGLPHAGRTRVRFSVNCAPVSERFEGGTARVPDRLAALRRLALDGYPVGLTIAPIIALPDWPERYGELLDQIRASVEGVPELDLTAELITHRFTPGSKEVLLGWYPRTRLEMDEESRTRKHGKFGAVKYVYPRDTMAELREWFHTELAARVPACRILYWT; translated from the coding sequence ATGACCAGCCCGGACGCCGTCGACGTCGACCAGCCGCTCGCCGTGGACGTGCCCGCCGCGCCGCACGACGCCAGCGGCGAGTGGGTGCCGACCCGGGACCTCGCCGGCCTCGCGCCGCCAGCCAGGTCGGCACGCCGCTGGACCCCGGGCCGGGTGGTGGCCACCCCGGCCGCGCTCGAACACCCGCACGGCCAACGGATCGTCGAACGAGTGCAGGCACAGGGCATCGAGGTGGAACACCTACGATCCAACCGACTCACCGGGGTACGCGGGCAGACCGACCGGGAGACGTACGCCCGGGCCAAGGCGACCATGGCGATCGTGGTGAGCCCACCCTCGCGGCGCACCCTGCAACCCATCGCGCCCAGCGCCGACTGGCGGGTGGACCTGGCCGAGGGCTGCCCGGCGCACTGCCAGTACTGCTACCTCGCCGGATCGTTGTCCGGCCCGCCGGTGACCCGGGTGTACGCGGACCTCGACGACATCCTGGCCGGGCTGACCACGTACGCCGGGCGCGGAACGGTGACCAGCCGCAACGCGCGGCGTGCCGACGAGGGCACCACCTTCGAGGCGTCCTGCTACACCGACCCCCTGGCGTTGGAGCACCTGACCGGTAGTTGGCGACAGGCCGTGCAGCACTTCGCCGACTGGGACGCGCCGGTGCAGCTGCGCTGGACCACCAAGTACGCCGATGTGGACACCTTCGTCGGGCTGCCGCACGCGGGCCGGACCCGGGTCCGGTTCAGCGTCAACTGCGCCCCGGTGAGTGAACGATTCGAGGGCGGCACCGCCCGGGTGCCGGACCGGTTGGCCGCGCTGCGCCGGCTCGCACTCGACGGCTACCCGGTCGGGCTGACCATCGCGCCGATCATCGCTCTGCCCGACTGGCCGGAGCGCTACGGCGAGTTGCTCGACCAGATCCGCGCGTCGGTCGAGGGGGTGCCGGAACTGGACCTGACCGCTGAGCTGATCACCCACCGGTTCACCCCCGGCAGCAAGGAGGTGCTGCTGGGTTGGTACCCGCGGACCCGGCTGGAGATGGACGAGGAATCGCGCACCCGCAAGCACGGCAAGTTCGGCGCGGTGAAGTACGTCTACCCGCGCGACACCATGGCCGAGCTGCGCGAATGGTTCCACACCGAACTCGCGGCGCGGGTGCCCGCCTGCCGAATCCTCTACTGGACCTGA
- a CDS encoding RtcB family protein: MGFTPLAGTRAPVRVWTDPYAIEPQAAQQLRNIGALPWVQGVAVMPDVHFGKGATVGSVIAMRQAVSPAAVGVDIGCGMSAVRTSLTAADLPDDLAGLRSAIEATIPVGFAQRQDSVDTRRIRGLEQAGWDAFWDRFAGLDRRVAQLETRARRQLGTLGGGNHFIEVCLEQGGADEGRVWLMLHSGSRNIGKELAERHIGVARKLPHNADLPDRDLAVFLAGTPEMEAYRRDLWWAQEYARRNRAVMLALFCGVVREHFPHVAYDESISCHHNYVSEESYDGVDVLVTRKGAIRAGRGYLGIIPGSMGTGSYIVRGRGNPDAYCSASHGAGRRMSRAQAKRTFSTEDLAAQTAGVECRKDAGVVDEIPGAYKDITEVMAQQEDLVEVVAHLKQVVCVKG, from the coding sequence ATGGGATTCACCCCTCTCGCCGGTACCCGGGCACCGGTCCGGGTCTGGACCGACCCGTACGCCATCGAACCGCAGGCCGCTCAGCAGCTGCGCAACATCGGCGCGCTGCCCTGGGTGCAGGGCGTCGCTGTCATGCCCGACGTGCACTTCGGCAAGGGCGCCACGGTCGGCTCCGTGATCGCGATGCGACAGGCCGTCTCGCCGGCCGCGGTCGGCGTCGACATCGGCTGCGGGATGTCGGCGGTACGCACCTCGCTGACCGCCGCCGACCTTCCGGACGACCTGGCCGGGCTGCGCTCCGCGATCGAGGCCACGATTCCGGTCGGCTTCGCCCAGCGGCAGGACTCGGTCGACACGCGTCGGATCCGTGGTCTGGAGCAGGCCGGCTGGGACGCCTTCTGGGACCGGTTCGCCGGCCTCGACCGGCGGGTCGCGCAGCTGGAGACGCGGGCGCGGCGGCAGCTCGGCACCCTCGGCGGGGGCAACCACTTCATCGAGGTATGCCTGGAGCAGGGCGGTGCCGACGAGGGCCGGGTCTGGCTGATGCTGCACTCCGGGTCCCGCAACATCGGCAAGGAGTTGGCCGAGCGGCACATCGGGGTGGCCCGGAAGCTGCCGCACAACGCCGACCTGCCCGACCGGGACCTCGCGGTGTTCCTCGCCGGCACGCCGGAGATGGAGGCGTACCGGCGGGATCTGTGGTGGGCGCAGGAGTACGCGCGGCGCAACCGGGCCGTCATGCTGGCCCTGTTCTGCGGCGTGGTGCGCGAGCACTTCCCGCACGTTGCCTACGACGAGTCCATCTCGTGCCACCACAACTACGTCTCCGAGGAGAGCTACGACGGGGTGGACGTGCTGGTGACCCGGAAGGGCGCGATCCGGGCCGGCCGGGGTTACCTGGGCATCATCCCCGGGTCGATGGGCACCGGGTCGTACATCGTGCGGGGTCGGGGGAACCCGGACGCGTACTGCTCGGCCTCGCACGGGGCCGGGCGGCGGATGTCACGGGCGCAGGCCAAGCGGACGTTCAGCACGGAGGACCTGGCCGCGCAGACCGCCGGGGTGGAGTGCCGCAAGGACGCCGGGGTGGTCGACGAGATCCCCGGCGCGTACAAGGACATCACCGAGGTGATGGCCCAGCAGGAGGACCTGGTCGAGGTGGTCGCGCACCTCAAGCAGGTGGTCTGCGTGAAGGGCTGA
- a CDS encoding maleylpyruvate isomerase family mycothiol-dependent enzyme produces MSSPADQIITALRTGHEELAALVRDLKEDDLLQPSGASEWQVSQVLSHLGSGAEISLASLDAARTGAPGPDGDFNRGVWQRWDAMSPAEHAAGFLAANERLVEAYEALDAETRASLRIDLGFLPEPVDLATAGRFRLSEFALHQWDVEVAFNPFAAVTPEAVSLLLDQIGGMLAWTSRPQELAGREATLLVRLHAPERTHGLRLGERVELTDAPEQPDGELTAPAEAWLRLATGRLGAQHTPEGVRVTGPVSLDDLRRVFAGF; encoded by the coding sequence ATGTCATCCCCTGCTGACCAGATCATCACTGCTCTGCGCACGGGCCACGAGGAGCTCGCCGCGCTCGTCCGGGATCTCAAGGAAGACGACCTGCTCCAGCCGTCGGGGGCCAGCGAGTGGCAGGTGTCCCAGGTGCTGAGCCACCTGGGCAGCGGCGCCGAGATCAGCCTGGCGTCGCTGGACGCCGCCCGCACCGGCGCGCCCGGCCCGGACGGGGACTTCAACCGCGGCGTCTGGCAGCGCTGGGATGCGATGTCCCCGGCTGAGCACGCCGCCGGGTTCCTCGCCGCCAACGAGCGGCTGGTCGAGGCGTACGAGGCGCTGGACGCCGAGACCCGGGCCTCGCTGCGGATCGACCTCGGCTTCCTGCCGGAGCCGGTCGACCTGGCCACCGCGGGCCGGTTCCGGCTCAGCGAGTTCGCCCTGCACCAGTGGGACGTCGAGGTGGCATTCAACCCGTTCGCCGCGGTGACGCCGGAGGCGGTGTCGCTGCTGCTCGACCAGATCGGCGGCATGCTGGCCTGGACCAGCCGGCCGCAGGAACTGGCCGGTCGGGAGGCCACCCTGCTGGTTCGGCTGCACGCGCCCGAGCGGACGCACGGGCTGCGGCTGGGCGAGCGGGTCGAGCTGACCGACGCACCGGAGCAGCCGGACGGCGAGCTGACCGCCCCGGCCGAGGCGTGGCTGCGGCTGGCCACCGGTCGGCTGGGTGCCCAGCACACGCCGGAAGGGGTGCGGGTGACCGGCCCCGTGAGCCTGGACGATCTGCGCCGGGTCTTCGCCGGCTTCTGA
- a CDS encoding MFS transporter, whose translation MPGTTSTAPGAPGAGTSTGTPHPRRWIALAVIAVSQLMVVLDATIVNIALPQAQADLGISDANRQWVVTAYTLAFGGLLLLGGRIADYWGRKRTFIVGMTGFALASALGGLATTGEMLFAARALQGAFGALLAPAALALLTVLFTETTERAKAFAVYGAIAGGGSAVGLLLGGVLTEYADWRWCLLVNIPVAAIAIALALPLVPESRAHGNTRYDVPGAIVVTAGLVSLVYGFTKAAEDGWDATQTLGFIAAGVVLLAAFVVIELRSNHPLLPMRIILDRNRGGAYLASTLIGAGLFGAFLFLTFYFQVVLQYKPLEAGLASLPVTAGVLIAAGVASQLMPRVGAKPLMVGGAVLAAVAMLALTQIDVDTSFLTLLLPAQVILGMGLGFTFVPLSSLALVGVPEHDAGAASATLNATQQIGGSLGTALLNTMYTSAVAAYLVGRVPNPVNQIEALVHGYRVAFAWGAALIVIAGLATLILVKVRKEDIPTGNTVHMG comes from the coding sequence ATGCCCGGAACTACCTCGACCGCACCCGGCGCACCCGGCGCCGGGACGTCGACAGGCACGCCGCACCCGCGGCGCTGGATCGCGCTGGCGGTCATCGCGGTCTCGCAGCTGATGGTGGTTCTGGACGCCACCATCGTGAACATCGCGCTGCCGCAGGCCCAGGCCGACCTGGGCATCAGCGACGCGAACCGGCAGTGGGTCGTCACCGCCTACACCCTGGCCTTCGGTGGCCTCCTGCTGCTCGGCGGCCGGATCGCCGACTACTGGGGCCGCAAGCGCACATTCATCGTCGGCATGACCGGCTTCGCCCTGGCCTCCGCGCTGGGCGGTCTGGCCACCACCGGCGAGATGCTCTTCGCCGCCCGCGCACTGCAGGGTGCCTTCGGCGCGCTGCTCGCCCCCGCCGCACTGGCGCTGCTCACCGTCCTGTTCACCGAGACCACCGAGCGGGCCAAGGCCTTCGCGGTGTACGGCGCGATCGCCGGCGGTGGATCCGCGGTCGGTCTGCTGCTCGGCGGGGTCCTCACCGAGTACGCCGACTGGCGCTGGTGCCTGCTGGTCAACATCCCGGTGGCGGCCATCGCCATCGCCTTGGCCCTCCCGCTGGTGCCGGAGAGCCGGGCACACGGCAACACCCGCTACGACGTGCCCGGCGCGATCGTGGTGACCGCCGGCCTGGTCTCCCTGGTGTACGGCTTCACCAAGGCCGCCGAGGACGGCTGGGACGCCACCCAGACGCTCGGCTTCATCGCCGCCGGTGTGGTGCTGCTCGCCGCCTTCGTGGTGATCGAGCTGCGCTCCAACCACCCGCTGCTGCCGATGCGAATCATCCTGGACCGCAACCGGGGTGGGGCGTACCTCGCCTCGACGCTGATCGGAGCCGGCCTGTTCGGGGCGTTCCTGTTCCTGACGTTCTACTTCCAGGTGGTGTTGCAGTACAAGCCCCTGGAGGCTGGGCTCGCGTCGCTGCCGGTCACCGCCGGCGTGCTGATCGCCGCCGGCGTCGCCAGCCAGCTGATGCCACGGGTGGGTGCCAAGCCGCTGATGGTCGGCGGCGCTGTGCTCGCCGCCGTGGCCATGCTGGCGCTGACCCAGATCGACGTGGACACCTCGTTCCTCACCCTCCTGCTGCCCGCCCAGGTCATCCTCGGCATGGGTCTGGGCTTCACCTTCGTGCCGCTGTCCAGCCTCGCGCTGGTGGGGGTTCCGGAGCACGACGCCGGCGCGGCCAGCGCGACGCTGAACGCCACCCAACAGATCGGCGGCTCGTTGGGCACCGCGCTGTTGAACACCATGTACACCAGCGCGGTCGCCGCGTACCTGGTCGGTCGGGTGCCGAACCCGGTCAACCAGATCGAGGCGCTGGTGCACGGCTACCGCGTGGCGTTCGCCTGGGGCGCGGCCCTGATCGTGATCGCCGGGCTGGCCACGCTGATCCTGGTCAAGGTCCGCAAGGAGGACATCCCGACCGGCAACACCGTGCACATGGGCTGA
- a CDS encoding Gmad2 immunoglobulin-like domain-containing protein — MTTLVPAGVEVTRITDGMATLRVPSADDPAQRRLREAQVVWTLTQFPTVRQVRVEDAAPVDRTDFADLLPPIVVTGPIPGERVSAPLVVTGTATVFEATVSVRVLDAAGREVATGFGTASCGSGCRGGYRVVVGWRTAREQKGTVEVYEVSARDGSRINTMAVPVVLAPGG, encoded by the coding sequence CTGACCACGCTCGTCCCGGCCGGCGTCGAGGTCACCCGGATCACCGACGGCATGGCGACGCTGCGGGTTCCGTCGGCCGACGACCCGGCGCAGCGGCGGCTCCGCGAGGCGCAGGTGGTGTGGACGCTCACCCAGTTCCCCACCGTGCGTCAGGTCCGCGTCGAGGACGCCGCCCCGGTCGACCGGACGGACTTCGCGGACCTGCTGCCGCCGATCGTGGTCACCGGCCCGATTCCCGGTGAGCGCGTCTCCGCCCCGCTCGTGGTCACCGGCACCGCCACCGTGTTCGAGGCCACCGTGAGCGTCCGGGTGCTGGACGCCGCCGGCCGGGAGGTGGCCACCGGATTCGGCACCGCCAGTTGCGGCAGCGGTTGTCGGGGCGGCTACCGGGTGGTGGTCGGTTGGCGCACGGCGCGGGAGCAGAAGGGCACGGTCGAGGTGTACGAAGTGTCCGCCCGCGACGGCTCGCGGATCAACACGATGGCCGTGCCGGTGGTCCTCGCGCCCGGCGGCTGA
- a CDS encoding RICIN domain-containing protein yields MIAELSTRTRRILSMFVALIVALSAGLAVNASRLAQAAPTFKVLAFYNGTWDAAHIDFVKDARAWFPQAAAQHGFSWEATNNWGLLNTANLAQYKVVMFLDDAPPTAQRAAFQQYMQNGGAWLGFHVSAWTDNPSSWSWYYNTFLGTGAFQTNTWGPTRVTLRADNRTHAATRNLPATFPSSISEWYSWSNDLRQNPNIDILASIDPSSFPVGTDPNQSWYSGYYPLVWSNRQYKMLYANFGHNAMDYSTNTGLSSTFDSAQQNRLLIDGLHWLAGVGTSPTPTPTPTPTAGPISPTAWHTVVNRGNGKCVDARAAASANGTAIQQYACNSSAAQQYQFAPTSGGYLRVNNRNNSAQVIDVTNVSTADSAPIQLWSYSGGNNQQWRAESEGGGYYRLVNRLSGKCLDVPGASTADSVQLIQYTCNGTAAQSFRLVPQP; encoded by the coding sequence GTGATCGCAGAACTCTCCACCCGTACCAGACGGATCTTGTCGATGTTCGTCGCCCTCATCGTCGCGCTGAGCGCCGGCCTCGCGGTCAACGCCTCGCGTCTCGCGCAGGCCGCGCCGACGTTCAAGGTCCTGGCCTTCTACAACGGCACCTGGGACGCCGCGCACATCGACTTCGTCAAAGACGCCCGGGCCTGGTTCCCGCAGGCCGCCGCCCAGCACGGCTTCTCCTGGGAGGCCACCAACAACTGGGGCCTGCTGAACACCGCCAACCTGGCCCAGTACAAGGTCGTCATGTTCCTCGACGACGCGCCGCCCACCGCGCAACGGGCCGCGTTCCAGCAGTACATGCAGAATGGCGGGGCGTGGCTGGGCTTCCACGTCAGCGCGTGGACCGACAACCCGTCGAGCTGGAGTTGGTACTACAACACCTTCCTCGGCACCGGCGCCTTCCAGACGAACACCTGGGGCCCCACCCGGGTCACGCTGCGCGCCGACAACCGCACCCACGCCGCCACCCGCAACCTGCCCGCGACGTTCCCCTCGTCGATCAGCGAGTGGTACTCCTGGAGCAACGACCTGCGGCAGAACCCGAACATCGACATCCTCGCCTCGATCGACCCGTCCAGCTTCCCGGTCGGCACCGACCCCAACCAGTCCTGGTACAGCGGCTACTACCCGCTCGTGTGGAGCAACCGGCAATACAAGATGCTCTACGCCAACTTCGGCCACAACGCGATGGACTACAGCACCAACACCGGGCTGTCCTCCACCTTCGACAGCGCGCAGCAGAACCGGCTGCTGATCGACGGGTTGCACTGGCTCGCCGGGGTCGGCACCAGCCCCACCCCGACACCGACGCCGACCCCCACGGCCGGCCCGATCTCGCCGACCGCCTGGCACACCGTGGTCAATCGCGGCAACGGCAAGTGCGTGGACGCGCGGGCCGCCGCCAGCGCGAACGGCACGGCCATTCAGCAGTACGCGTGCAACAGCAGCGCCGCGCAGCAGTACCAGTTCGCGCCGACCAGTGGCGGCTACCTGCGGGTCAACAACCGCAACAACAGCGCCCAGGTGATCGACGTGACAAACGTGTCGACCGCCGACTCGGCGCCGATCCAACTCTGGTCCTACAGCGGCGGCAACAACCAGCAGTGGCGGGCCGAATCGGAGGGCGGCGGCTACTACCGCCTGGTCAACCGACTCAGCGGCAAGTGTCTCGACGTGCCCGGGGCGTCCACCGCGGACAGCGTCCAGCTCATTCAGTACACCTGCAACGGCACCGCCGCGCAGTCCTTCCGGCTGGTGCCGCAGCCCTGA
- a CDS encoding M15 family metallopeptidase produces MLALAALLGGCSRSEPRPAPAAPQPTPQPTPVSSTPTPTPAERLPGFVVLTDVDPRIQTDIRYATPHNFVGRPITGYREPLCLVTRQAADALRRVQDAALAGGHSLKVYDCYRPQPAVDDFVAWSKRPGEQETKAEFYPDVAKNRLFAEGYIGAPTAHSRGSTLDLTLVDEPAASQPPYRAGQPLVACTAPRGQRFADNSVDMGTGFDCFDSRAHTADPRITGTARDNRRLLQGLMTDAGFVNYDREWWHYSLRDEPYPDTFFAAPVARSSVG; encoded by the coding sequence GTGCTTGCGCTTGCCGCGCTGCTTGGTGGCTGCTCGCGGTCGGAGCCGCGCCCCGCGCCGGCCGCGCCACAGCCGACGCCGCAGCCGACGCCGGTGAGTTCCACCCCTACGCCGACCCCCGCCGAGAGGCTGCCGGGGTTCGTGGTGCTGACCGACGTCGACCCGCGTATCCAGACCGACATCCGGTACGCGACTCCGCACAACTTCGTCGGCCGCCCGATCACCGGCTACCGCGAGCCGCTGTGCCTGGTCACCCGACAGGCAGCCGACGCGTTGCGCCGCGTGCAGGACGCCGCGCTGGCCGGTGGGCACAGCCTCAAGGTGTACGACTGCTACCGCCCGCAGCCGGCGGTGGACGACTTCGTGGCCTGGTCGAAGCGCCCCGGTGAGCAGGAGACCAAGGCCGAGTTCTACCCGGATGTGGCCAAGAACCGGCTCTTCGCCGAGGGTTACATCGGGGCGCCCACCGCGCACAGCCGCGGGAGCACCCTGGACCTGACCCTGGTCGACGAGCCGGCTGCCAGCCAACCCCCGTACCGGGCCGGTCAGCCGCTGGTCGCCTGCACCGCGCCACGTGGGCAGCGCTTCGCCGACAACAGCGTCGACATGGGTACGGGCTTCGACTGCTTCGACTCCCGGGCGCACACCGCCGACCCTCGCATCACGGGGACGGCGCGGGACAACCGCCGGTTGTTGCAGGGGTTGATGACCGACGCCGGGTTCGTCAACTACGACCGTGAGTGGTGGCACTACAGCCTCCGCGACGAGCCGTACCCGGACACGTTCTTCGCCGCGCCGGTCGCTCGCTCCTCGGTCGGCTGA